GGAGCTTTATAGTTGCAATTACAAGCCAAGAAACTCTAGGTTTGCTTGACCCAGACTATCCTATTTTCAAGATTAGCAAAAATAAATTTTGTACCATGGAATCAATCCAGATTTCTGGCATTAATCACGAGAAAAATCACCCAAATAAAAAAAGCTCATGCAGGAACACTTAAGTTCAACAAAAGAGAGTACATTCTCCGATTGTTTTATACACATACTTGCACTTTAATTCTTTTTTAGTTTAATTTATTTCACAATCCGATGCTGTACTGAATCTGGTAACTTCACGACTGGACAGTTCTGGGAAACTACATACCACTTAAGGAATCAGTTTTCAGATTTGATTTTGAACAGAATTGTCAAATCTAGCCACTGAATCCAACTACTTTAGTCCATGAGAATGCAATCTTGACTGGACATTTTGAATTTTCTTTCAAACACTAATAATAGATGTTGTAAATCTGAAAACAATAAAAACATAACCAGTTGAAAAAACTCAGCCAGTCAAGCAAGTTATCTACTGAAGAACAAGAGTCAGTCATTGAGGCTTCAATTCTTTAGACCCTGTCTCAGGATTGAAAGACATTAAAGCTGAGCAACATTTCaaaacagaagaagaaaaaaagagggCAGATGAGGTGGAaagaaaatgaatagaattacCCGTTAAGTGCATGGATCAAGAACAAGAGATGGTTAAGTGAGCAAACGGATGTCAGCAACAGAGAAAGAAGCAGCATAAATGGGAGAAAGCAAAGAAGTACCAGATGTATACAAGACACTTGTAAGTAGCTCAACAGAGTACTACAAAGGAAATATTAGAAACTGGCATGGTGGAGCAAACACCAAAAGAAGAAAAATCTAGATGAACGCTAAGGGTGCAGATCACCCAATCAATGGTGTTCTAAAAGGGGTCACTACTCCAGGTACCAATAGATTCTCCCTACCCCACCATTCACTGAAAATACTGGAAAGCCTTTCTATTTAGCAACAAATTCTGCTAAAGAGATATAAGAGCTGCAGTTGACTCTGATTCAGAATTTAATTTTAAGGCCAGAAAGTTGCAAAACACCTATTAGAGGATGCTGTGCTCATACTTAAGATTAGTCAGAACAATATAGAAGGCCAAGGACAGATGTTCAATTAAAAATTGAAATGACAGGTGAAAGGGAACTTGGAGTAGCAACCACCGAACTTGTGGTTGCATTCTTTGTTTAGTGAAGATTAAGCAGAAAGGTATTTTGGAATAATAAGTACATTGAAATATCGGCATAGTGACCGGTATCCCATGACCAAATCACCTTTTCTTTATTTGTGTACAGTATACTGGCTAtggccagccagcttggagtcagtctTCTGAACTAAGGAAATTCTAAATCTCCCAGTTATTTTTATTTCCTGGTCAaccagggctttcctgattggctGAGGTTATGGACATTGCAAAagtaaagggaaaaaaaatgtgCTGGTTGTAAATGGAAAAAGCAAAGTAGGAAATCCTAGAGGCACTGTTTATTTTGGATTGTTAAGAAGAGGAGGATAGTGTGTTTGTAATGTGAATGCAGTAGAGAGGGTAGAAAAGGCAAACAATCAAATGCAGACTGGATGTTGTCGTGTTGGAGAGGAACCCTTAGCTGAGAAGAGTTTTTGGAAGTTCTGATGTaacagagtcagagatgtacagcatggaaacaaaccctttggtccaaccactctatgctgaccagatatcccaacccaatctaatcccacctgccaaaagcaaatcttagcaggacttatacactaaatggtaaggtcctatggagtgttgctgaacaaagagaccttggagcgcaggttcatagctccttgaaagtggagtcataggtagataggatagtgaaggcggcatttggtatactttccgttattggtcagagtattaaatacatgatttgggaggtcatgttgtggctgtacaggacatttaggccactgttggaatattgcgtacaattctggtctccttcctatcggaaagatgttgtgaaacttgaaagggttcagaaaagatttacaaggatgttgtcaggttggaggatttgagctatagggagagactgaacaggctggggctgttttccctagagcgtcggaggctgaggggtgaccttatagaggtttacataatgaggggcatggataatgtaaataggcaaagtcttttccctggggtcggggagtccagaactagagggcatagatttagggtgagaggggaaagatgtaaaagagacctatgggccaactttttcacgcaaagggtggtacgtgtatggaatgagctgccggaggaagtggtggaggctagtacaattccaacatttaagaggcatttggatgggtatatgaatagctaggtttggagggatatgagaaTGTACTTAAAGCAAACTCTGCAGAGATAGAATTATGTTCTCACAAGGATAGGTGTCTGCAGAAATATAACCCAAGTAGTTGAGAATCAGAATAAGCATGTTAATTAGCAGCCCATATTCACCCATTGCGAAGACCCAAAAGGAAAGTAAAGATTGAGAGATAGATCACAATAACATGGGGGAAGTGTGAACACTTAAAGTGATGAAATAATCTGAAGCAAAATGAAATACCACCAACTTCAATGTGTAAAACTGAAAAGGTTGCCTAGTGCCTTTCACTCCAGAGAttgctccattattttctatagtGTGTAGGTAATTGCTGAAATGAAGAAACAGGCTGAGAAAGATTGATGTGTAGGGTGACTGTAGATCAAGAGTAAAAAAGGAAACAGCTAGGTTTAAAAGACTGGAAATGAGAAACTACTTGTTCATGACGTGGGACACAATGGCCAACTGTAATGCACCCGCATTTGTCCATGAAGAAATTAACAAATCCAAAATAGATGAGGGTTTGAATCTAGAAATCATTAGCTGTATGGCTCAGAACTTTTATTTGCCAAACTAAGGAACTTTTATTATAAGTGTAACCAGTAGATTCTGGGAAGAATAATAAGAGAGACTGGTTTAGGTGTCCCCTATATGTAACatgccttttttttaaatagccatttctttgtttaaaGTAGCATACACCAGAAGCATTAATGTTTATGTGTTTATACTTTAACTACTGATTGACAATCTATCAGGGTGCCCAATTTCCCGATATGCTCTGCTGGAACAAAAATGTTAATACATGTGTACACATTTCAAAACATGTTTAGAATAAAATTCAAGCATCACTCTGAAGCTGAAAGGTTGGAGCTATGGAACTGACAGTCCAGTTAGAATTACTTATACAGTAGACCATGTAAAATAAAGTATCCACAGTATATAATAGctaaaataaaaagataaacATCATATTTTACCTGCCAGTAAAAATCCTTCAATAGGAGCTTCTTGTTTGTGGTCACAAACCCATTGCTCACAACACTCTCCTGGCATCTGTACTTGTTTAGGAAATGGGCAGTCAGGCCCAGGCAAAAGAACATCCAGATTACAACGTGGCACACAGCCGATCAGACCATCTTTACAGGAGCACTGGTATTTGCAGCTTGGCTGAAATGTTTCACCATTTCGATAGACAACTCCATCATACATGCAAATATTACCTTCATGTGCTGGAATTCAAAAGATAAGGAGTGTTAAGTTTATATTATTCTTAGTAAGAGTGCCATCAAATACAGAAATATACACCTAAGTGACAAGTAGATTTTTTGATAAATTATAGTGGGAAGAAATGTGAAAAAAACTTGATTCACAAACATAAGTTTTCTTACTTATTTAGTAGATGAACAATCCATTTTGTTCAACATACTACCTTTGAAAATTTCTTCAGAAATATAAATTCAACTTCTGAAAAAATACATTTCTTAGGAAATATTTGTACAAATTGAATAGTGTAACCAATCACTTGTACATTAAACTGGTGTAGCCCAGGGACTCTGGTGACAGCAATGGCATGGACTGATGAAGCCCGGAGCAGGTCTCTGGCTGTAGCATGGAATGGGCCGGTGAAGCCCGGAGTGGGACTATAGTTGCTGagaaggaaaattcagacactgTCCAAGCTATCtttcttttaaaatttattttaagTTAACGAGAATGGCACTGATTCATGGAGGCAGTATAAATTTTGTATTGAATACACATGACgataaataatttttaaaaaaaccatcATAAACTGCAGACCGTATTTTACTCAATAGAGAAAATACTCATGAGCTTGCAGTAATAATTTCACATCCCAGTGACACTGTACCTTGCAGCATTATTGGCAGCGTGTAACATGTCAATTGTATGTTACATGTGAGAATTCCTCTGAAATAATGATGTAGCGGTAATGTCACATGACTAGTAACACAGAACCTGAGGCTTATGTTCTGAAATCATGAGTTTGAATTCCATCGAAGCACatggtgaaatttgagttcaataaaaaaaaatctgaagttAAAAACTAACCTAATGGTGACTATGTATCCAGCGCTAATTGTTGCAAGACTTCATctggtcctcaaatgtcctttagggaattttaaaccatccttacctgatttggcctccatgtgacttcaTATCCGCAGCATTATagcaactcttaactgccctctagacattcagggatgggcaacaaatgctaaaCTAGTCAATACCCATGAACTAATCATAAAAAATTATTGAAGATAATTTACAAATATTATCAATAGACATacccatttttatttctctgATGAATGTAGTTGTCCAAGTGACAAGAATGTCAGTGTTTAGTCAATTTGTATGACTGTTTCTCCAACTGTAGGCTGAAATATCCTTTATTATTTGAAGTAATAAATCAGTGGGAAAGTGTtatccaaatggcctactccaaaATTGTAATTGATTAGTGTTTCCACAAAAAAAATTGACACATACATTTATTTAAGAAACAAAATCAATATGATTAGTGAAAGGATCACTACCATTAAAATGCCTACATGCAATTAGGGTTGAACAATTTAATTAATTAATAGCTGCGTCAATTTTCAAAGTGGATGGGGTGAGGGAACTGATGCACTATATTTCCACTTAGTTACCTGACCTTACTTGTCAAGGGGCATATCGTTATAGATGATCAGTAATGCTACAGTACCCAGTGAACAGCAAATTTACCTTCCTTTAATTCAACTGATTCAGAATCAAGGTTTTAAATTTACAGCTTTCACAAGTTATAGTGAGCTTATTTCTTTTGTATTATTTTGCATAAGAATTGCCAATTCCTTCAGTTGGATCATGACTACTATTCGTGCAGCAATGATTCATCATTTTCCATTATAGATGTCTCTCTAATCCAAGGCTGAATCACTTAGTAAAAGAGAGGCAGAATTCATTTAAGTTAAAATGTTGCGCATTTTTCAAAAAGTTCCTTGTTCGAATAAAAACAAACAGTTCATAATTTCTATCTCCTCACACTAGACAGCACTAGTTAATACATACTATATTATACCAGGCACGCTTCACACAATGGGTAATACACAATTTCACGTCATTCTAATTGTGACTTTAATGGGGTTTTGCAAAGCTGTCATGACACTTCAGCTTTCCAATATTGCTTGCCACTAAATCCAGCATTACATCAGCTGTTATGGCCAATTATTCAACACGCTATTCGAAATAGATTGTGAAACTAGACCTTAAATTCCTCTACATTACTCAGTTTTTCCCACAAagtatcatttaaaaaaaattacagtaAAACCTACTTGCCACATTTTTGCTCATTTTACTTGGAGCAATATTCCCTTGCAGATCCCTTCGATTTTTTTTCCTGTATGTTCTCTAACTTGTTCATTTGGAAGCCACTCGTTCTAACCCTATAAGCAAACCATTTGATGTACAATAAACAGAAACAGAACAAACCTGAATTAGGCATAACTGACCACTTTCAATCACAGCGAAACTGCCAttaaaacttaggttttctctaATTAAATTTTTACATCTTCAATATTCCCTTTGCCTGGGATACTCAAACTCTTTTGTATCCCATTTTATGGTCTGAGTCATTCCATGTTTGTTCAAAAATCTTCAAGGGCAACCTTCCTTTCTGAGAGGTAGGTTGGCTGTCTTTAATTATTCACCTAGGAGTGAATTATTTAATCTTTAAATGTAAAATTTTGAATTTTCATTGGTTTCAAATTACCCAGATTGGCCCCGTTACACTTGTGAAAGACTTGTCTGGACTCTCGAGTCCTTAGCTATAGCCGAGGATTCCCTAGGAGAGTAACTGGCGAGTAACCGCAAAATGTAAACAATACTTGCAACTTACTCCAAAATATCATGAGCATAATAAGCAATAAACAAACGGGTCGTTATCTGCAGAATTTCTAGCGTGGTTTGCACGCAGGTAGATATTGTAGCATATTTGTCAGAAACAAATGCATAAATAAGTTCATTACTAATTGAATGCTGAACGAGGGGCAAATTCACACAGAACTTGATTGTCCATACAAACGTTACAGAAAGACACATCGGAAAATGATACAGTATAGCATATTATATTGATTCAGAATTTCGTCAACAAAGTTGCTCCGAGCAGTCAGCGCAGGAGAGCGGAGTCGGGTAGTCAAACAccccagtccctttgtttctACAGCCTCGATTATTATGCCCACCCTCTTTCCCCCTGACAGCCTCGTTTGGTCCCAACATTTTTATCCTCCTTTAGTTTACATCATTGAACAGTTTCGATAGTTACCAGTTTCGAACGAGCTCTCTAGTCACGATTCATTAttcttaaatttttaaaaaatataattcTCGAAGCCTGCAATGACAACGTAGTTGACTTGCTCAGCCTAAGATAAGCGTACTAACATAGATGAAGCTTCTTAATTGAATTGTTGATAATTGTAATGTTTCTTTGATAATAATGAGGCAGGCTGGTTCACAATGCACGCTGTGAACTCACCTAAGCAAATACCGACTCCTTGTCGTGTGTCGGCGCTGTAATCGCACTGCAGCCCTTGGTGCGAATCACAGATATCGTTTACGGTGCAGACTTCCCCCGCTTGCTTGGCACAAACCCGGCAGCAGGCGCAGTTGTCCAAGACTAGCCGCACTCCCGGTGTACATTTTGGTGGATCCTTTGGGCATTTACAAAGTGAAGAACATTGCTGGCCGTTGACCCGCTGTAAAACAGAAAGACGGAACACAAAAAAATTTGAAATACCAAATCTGAAATGAATTGCATGTGTTCCTGTCACCCAGTTCCCCTTGGGGTTAAGAAACAACTTTTTATTTGCATTTCATTTATTCTGTGAAGCGCAATCACCTCAATTATAAGCACAAGTAGAGGCACCAGTGCCACAATGAAGACCTGCATACTTCCACTAATGAAAACACAACTTTCCAGCGATGTCAGCCGCGTGTATTTTATACAGCCGCCTTTCTACCGGAGCGCCGCTCTGATTGGCTGAGGCCACGAAAGTAACAGTCAAGCGTCTTCTCTGGCTACTTTGACAACTCCCCAGGGATTGGCCAACAGCTTTCCATGATGCCGTCGCCATGGCGACACCGCGTGCGGTAGGAGTCGGCGTGAAGGTTGAGCCAGGTAAAaccgaggactgcagatgctggacaccagagtccagattagaatggtgctggaaaagcacagcaggtcaggcagcatcccaggagcaggaaaatcgacgtttcgggcaaaagcccttcatcaggaatacaggcagagagactgcagagtggagagataaatgagaggggggtggggagaaagtagcatagagtactttaggtgaatgggggtggggatggaggtgataggtcagggagaagggtgggggaaggtagcaaggagtacaatgggggtggggatgaagatgataggtcagaaaggagggtggaatggataggtggaaaggaagatatgCAGGTAGTACAGGTCATGGGGagggtgctgagctggaaggttggagctggggtgaggtgagggaaggggaaatgaggaaacttgtgaaatccacattgatgccatggggttgaagtgttccaaggcggaagatgaggtgttcttcctccaggcgtctggtggtgagggagcggcggtgaaggaggcccaggacctgcatgtcctcggcagagtgggagggggagttgaaatgttgggccacagggatgtggggttgattggtgcgggtgtctctaatttaaaacgctctgctaggaggtgtccagtctccccaatgtagaggagactgcatcgggagcaacagatacaataaatgatattggtggatgtgcaggtaaaaccttgatggatgtggaaggctcttttggggccttggatggaggtgagggaggaggtgtgggtgcaggttttgcaattcctgcggtggcaggggagggtgccaggaagagagggtgggttgttggggagcgtgaacctgaccaggtagacacggagggaacagtctttgcggaaagcggaaatgagtggggagggaaatatattccaggtgttggggtccatttggaggtggcagaaatgtcagtggatgatgtgatttatgcgaaggttggtagggtggaaggtgagcaccaggggggttctatccttgttacggttggaggggtggggtttgagggtggaggggtggaatgaggacgagatgcgttggagggcatctttaaccatgtgggaagggaaattgcggtctctaaagaaggaggccatctggtgtgttctgtggtggaactggtcctcctgtgagcagatacagtggaggcggcGTAATTGGAAtgcgggatgacatttttgcaggacgtagagtgggaagaggtgtaatccaggtagctgtggaagtcagtgggtttgtaagaAACGTCaatgtcaagtcagtcatcattaatggaggtggagaggtccaggaaggggagggaggtgtcagagatggtccaggtgaaattAAGCCCAGCATCTCGGAGTCCAGATCCCCTGCAGCTTGGAGGAGAACGCCGCTTCCTCAGAAAACTAGAGGGGCAATAGTTCGTTTTGAGCACGCCTGTTGACGTCCTTCATAGGTGCATTTTCTGACGCTTCGTTACACACAGGCCATCATTTTTGTTTGCATTAAATATTCCAGTGTAAGTGTTTTTGTCTATATTGATATGAGTTCCCCAAACTGTGCGGCATATTACACTATAGGGCGCCCTGTATTTGTTGCAATCGCCTCCACAAGCAAAAGTCCGCTTCAACCGTGACTGATAGCTGGAACATTAGTGGCACATCAGTGAATTGGGGCCTGTGCAATGTGTCGCCTGGATGTTAGGCAACTGTCTTACAGCAGCCAAAACAGCCGGAGTGCGATGTCCTGTGCAACACTGTTTATGTTGGACTCCGAGCAGCATGTCATCTGGTGTGCTTTCAATGGAGTCGCTAGATGAGATGTTATGTTCTGCAAATACTGTTTGGAGACCGAATGACTCCTGCAAACCATCATAACACTGAGTTATCAAAATGATTACTCATTAGAATCAAGTTCCTGGTAGGCAAGTAAAATAAATGAACGAATGGGCAATATTCTGTTCAGGAACGATTAGGTAGATTGACTTTCCGAAATACCGTCCAAAATGTATCCCCTTTTAAAAATCAACTTTAATAAACTTGTACGATAATAATTGAATTGTTAATTCAGAAAGCTTGGTGAGTATGTTTTTATTCCATCTCAGGCTGCAGGTTTGACAGAAACCTAGCCTTATCAGTCCAATTTTAGGAGTATTTTCTGACTGGTTTTCCCATcaagacaggacttatacactaaatggtaaggtcctgaggagtgttgctgaataaagagaccttggagtgcaggttcatagttccttgaaagtggagtggcaggtggataggatagtgaagaagacgtttggtatgttttcctttattggttagagcattgaggagaggagttgggaagtcatgttgaggatgtacaggatactgttggaacattgtgtgcaattctggtctccttcctataggacggatgttgtgaaacttgaaatggttcagaaaagatttacaaggatgtttccagggttggagggtttgagctatagggagaggcaaaataagctggggctgttttccttggagtgttggatgctgagaggtgaccatatagaagtttataaaatcatgaggggcatgggtcgggtaaacagacaaagtcttctctgagatggggggagtccagaactagaggacaatagatttaggatgagaggggaaaaattttaaagggtcataacgggcaactttttcacacagagggtggtacgtgtatcgaatgagctgccagaggaagtggtggatgctggtacaattacaacatttaaaaggcatctggatgggtatttgcaTAGGAAGgatttcagagggatatgggccaagtgttggtaaatgggactagagtagtttaggatatctggttggcatggacgagttggaccgaaggatctgtttccctgctgtacatctctgactatgATTCTATGTGTATGGATGACAGCTCCTTTTGAATTTAGTTGGCATTTATTGTTATCCATAAATATTGGCTTAATATTTAAGAACTATAATTATTCAAACTATTAGTCAGTTTGAGACTTTCAGACCAATCAGGCCAGAGTTGGTACAGCACTAAGAAAGCAGTAACTGTATACACACAAGTATAAGGTAAAGCTTGTAGATCATTGGCTTTTAGAATATGGTTGGGTAAGGTTTAAGCTAGAGTGGCAATGGGATGGGAATCTGAGGAGTAGGGCAGTAGATGCAGAAATTGAGGGAGATGTAGAAACTAAGGCATACCCATTAAGAACACGATCAGGCAGGGAAATGCTGCTGAAAAGAGCAGGGGAGGTGGTCTGGAATGCATGTGTTTCAATACGAGAAGTATAATAGGCAAGGTAGATGAACCTAGAGCTTTGGTTAGTACTCGGAACTCTAGCATAATTGCGATTATGGAGACTTAGCTGAAagaggacaggactggcagctgaatatcccaggatttagatgtttcaggtgtgACAGAAAGGGATGTAAATGGGGTGGGGAGTTCATTACTGGTAAAGGAGTATCTCACAgctatactgagggaggataGACCAGAGGATTCATGCTGTGAGGCAATACGGTTGAACTCAGTAAAAGGAAAGGTGAAATCACAATGCTGAGAGTTTTCTATATGCCTTCCAACAGCCAGTGGGAGGTAGAGGAGAGAATATATAGGCAGATTTTAGAAAGATGTAAAAACAGCAGGTTGTGGtgagtgattttaacttcccctctaTTGACTGGGTCTCACTTCGTGCTAGGGGCTTGGATGGGACAGAATATGTAAGGACcattcaggagggtttcttgacaTGGTGTGTAAACAGTGCAACCAGGGAAGGGATTATACTGGATCTGCTTTTGGGAAATGAGTCTGGCCAGATGAGTAAAGTtccagtgggggagcatttcaagagtagtgaccataataccgTGAGTTTTAAGATAATCATGAATAGGGTTAACAGCAATCCTTAGGTGAAGGTGTTAAATTCGGGGAAGGTGAACTATAataatattaggcaagaactagAGAATTTTTACTGGCGGTGACAGTTTGAGGATAAATCTACATTGGACATGTAGGAGGACTTCAAATGGCAATTGATAAGCATTCGGGAGTAGCACATTCCTGCGAGCATGAAAGATAGCTAAGGCAAGTTATATGAGCCTTGGATGAACAGGGATGTAATGACCTTGAtcaaaaatttaaaaagaagcatatgtaaggtctaGGAGGATGGGAACTGACAAAGTCCTTTAAGTATATAAGGAAAGTAGGAtagaacttaaacaaggaattagaagggCTAAAAGGGTCATGAAAAGTAATTAGtaaacaggattaaggagaatcccaaggcctttaTATATAGTATATAAGGATTAAGAGGGTAGCCAGGGAAAGCGTTGGCCCACTCAAAGATAAAGGAGGAAATCTGTGTGTGGAACTAAAAGAGGTAGGTGAGGTCCTAAACGAAGAcattgtgtcagtattcacaaagagaaggaattggtggaggatgatctcagggaagGAAGTGTCAAGCTTCTAAgccaagttgctattaaaaaggaagaggtgttgtgtgtcttaaaaagtattaagatagataagtcatagagtcgtagagatgtacagcacagaaacagacccttcgtcccaactcgtccatgtcaaccagatatcccaacccttcccattcatatacctatccagatgccttttaaatgttgcaattgtactagcctccaccacttcctctgacagctcattccatacaaatatACTGGAACGCAGGAgattgagttatagagtcatagaggtgtgcagcatgaaaacagacccatcggtccaacccatccgtgctgaccagatatcccaacttaatctagtcccatctaccagcacccggcctatttccctccaaacccctccaattcaaatgcctcttaaatttgcaattgtaccagcctccaccacttcctctggtatctcattccatacacgcaccaccctctgtgtgaaaaagttgccccgtaggtctctttaatatctttcccctctctccctaaacctatgccctcttgttctggactccccgaccccagggaaaagactttgtctatttaccctatccatgcccctcataattttgtaaacctctataaggtcacccctcagcctccgaagttccagagaaaacagccccagcctgttcagcctctccctatagctcaaatcctccaatcctggcaatgtgc
The Chiloscyllium punctatum isolate Juve2018m chromosome 5, sChiPun1.3, whole genome shotgun sequence DNA segment above includes these coding regions:
- the LOC140477392 gene encoding CCN family member 3-like, which gives rise to MQVFIVALVPLLVLIIERVNGQQCSSLCKCPKDPPKCTPGVRLVLDNCACCRVCAKQAGEVCTVNDICDSHQGLQCDYSADTRQGVGICLAHEGNICMYDGVVYRNGETFQPSCKYQCSCKDGLIGCVPRCNLDVLLPGPDCPFPKQVQMPGECCEQWVCDHKQEAPIEGFLLAAHRQEAAYELDSLNCIQQTTQWSACSKTCGIGISTRVTNKNHQCDMIKQTRICEVRPCGDYKVTLKKGKKCVRTPKATKPTRFEYDGCLSVQSYKPKYCGVCNDGRCCTPHSTKTTQLDFKCAGGIIVPKQMMVIITCACHYNCPQDNTVFQADQISDP